A region from the Acanthochromis polyacanthus isolate Apoly-LR-REF ecotype Palm Island chromosome 23, KAUST_Apoly_ChrSc, whole genome shotgun sequence genome encodes:
- the LOC127532297 gene encoding mucin-5AC-like produces the protein TTTSAPTTTTSAPTTTTTAPTTTTTAPTTTTSAPTTTTSAPTTTTTAPTTTTTAPTTTTTAPSTTTSAQTTTTTAPTTTTTAPTTTTTAPTTTTSAPTTTTTAPTTTTTAPTTTTTAPTTTTTVSTTTTTAPTTTAPTTTTSAPTTTAPITTTTVAPTTTTAPTTTTSAPTTTTTAPTTTTTLPTTTTTAPTTTTAPTTTTAAPTTTTTLPTTTTTAPTTTTTAPTTTTTVPTTTTTAPTTTTSAPTTTTTAPTTTTTAPTTTTSAPTTTTSAPTTTTTAPTTTTTAPTTTTSAPSTTTTAPTTTTSAPTTTTAPTTTTTAPTTTTTLPTTTTIAPTTTTAPTTTTTAPTTTSAPTTTTTAPTTTTTAPTTTTSAPTTTTSAPTTTTTAPTTTTTAPTTTTSAPTTTTTAPTTTTTAPTTTTTAPTTSTSAPTTTAPTTTT, from the coding sequence acaaccacaagtgctccaacaacgaccacaagtgctccaacaacgaccacaactgcaccaacaacgaccacaactgcaccaacaacaaccacaagtgctccaacaacgaccacaagtgctccaacaacaaccacaactgcaccaacaacgaccacaactgcaccaacaacaaccacaactgctccatcaacgaccacaagtgctcaaacaacaaccacaactgcaccaacaacaaccacaactgctccaacgacaaccacaactgcaccaacaacaaccacaagtgctccaacaacaaccacaactgcaccaacaacaaccacaactgctccaacgacaaccacaactgcaccaacaacaaccacaactgtttcaaccacaaccacaactgctccaacaacaactgctccaacaacgaccacaagtgctccaacgaCAACTGCTCCAATCACGACTACAACTGTTGCAcccacaaccacaactgcaccaacaacaaccacaagtgctccaactacaaccacaactgcaccaacaacaaccacaactcttccaaccacaacaacaactgctccaacaaccacaactgctccaactacaaccacagctgcaccaacaacaaccacaactcttCCAACCACAACCACGACTGCTCCAAcgacaaccacaactgctccaactacaacgacaactgttccaacaacaaccacaactgcaccaacaacaaccacaagtgctccaactacaaccacaactgctccaacaacaaccacaactgccccaacaacaaccacaagtgctccaacaacgaccacaagtgctccaacaacgaccacaactgcaccaacaacgaccacaactgcaccaacaacaaccacaagtgctccatcAACGACCACAACTgccccaacaacaaccacaagtgctccaacaaccacaactgctccaactacaaccacaactgcaccaacaacaaccacaactcttccaaccacaaccacaattgctccaacaaccacaactgctccaactacaaccacaactgctccaacaaccacaagtgctccaactacaaccacaactgctccaacaacaaccacaactgccccaacaacaaccacaagtgctccaacaacgaccacaagtgctccaacaacgaccacaactgcaccaacaacgaccacaactgcaccaacaacaaccacaagtgctccaacaacgaccacaactgcaccaacaacgaccacaactgcaccaacaacaaccacaactgctccaacaacatccacaagtgctccaacaacaactgctccaacaacgaccaca